The sequence below is a genomic window from Flavobacterium sediminilitoris.
ACTGACAAGCAAAAGTAAAAGAGAAAGTTGGCTTTGCTGTTGTTTTTAGAAAATCCAACTAAAGAAAAAAACAGCCATACTAAAAAAATGTTTTGGCGAACACAAGTATGACTGTTAATTAATTAAAACACAAAAATATGAAAAATTTTAAATTATTACTATATAGCTCTTTGGTTCTTTTTTTCGCAAGTTGCGAAAAAGAAGAAACTAATCCTACTATAAAAAATGAAAAAAGCAACACAAGTATTACTTCAAAAAAAATAACATTCAATCAATTAAAACAAAAAACTCCAGTAGCCTTTAATAAAATTAATTCAATTAATCAATTAAATAGAGATTCCCATTTAAATAAAGGAATCTATGACAGTACTAATGATTTTTATATAGATACTTCTACTATACTAAATATTCAAATGAATAATTACGACTCTTATACTTTTAAAATATTTCGTGAAAATGATAATCTTTCAATTGAAAATCTAATAATTTCTGAAACATTAAATGGAAATTATAAAACAGGGATTATAAAATATAATCTAACGGAAGAAGAAAGAAACAAAATAAATAACAATGAATATGTTGATTTAAAATCAAAAATGAGTTTTACAGAAATTGATTTTAATACACTTCAAAATTTAAACATCCAGTCCAAAATAGAGTGTTATGATGAAGAACGAACTGTTTGGGTAACTTGTAGCGAAGGAGTTCACGATTCTAGTAATATTCCTGTTTGGCATCAATGCACAGCAGAAGTTCCACCTACTATGTATATTACAATTTCAACTGTTTGTGAAAGTACTGGAGGAAGTGGAGGAAGCATAGGAAGTGGAGATATCGATTTAAGTGGAAGTGGAGGAAGCAACACAGCGCCAAACAATCAAAACACAGACACAAATTCAACAAATCCAAACAATAACAACAACAATGCATCTGTAAGCGAATTTGAAGATGTTATAACAAAGCCTATATTAGTAACCAGAACACCTATTGAAGCCTTTGTGAACAATTTAACTCTAGAACAATCACAATGGTGGCAAAATGCTAGTTCAGAAACTAAAAACCAGATTATAAATTTTCTTAATGAGAATACTATTAATAGCAATATAAATCCTGATGCTTTGCAAGTTGTAAATGAAATGATTAGCTTAACAGCTCAAAATGGAGGTAGCTTTAGTTTTAATAACCTAATTGACCCTAATAACTCTTTGAGTTTTGAAAACACCCAAGAGTTAAAAGATCATATCAACGATTTAATTAATTCAAATGTATTTTCTATTGAATCATATCCTAATGAAACCCTTGAAACATCACAAAATGGAAAAACAAAGTTAGCCAAAAGGAAAGTAAAATTATTAAGCTATGATGCAGGAATCTATATTTATATAAAATTTAAAACAAATAGTGATGATAAAGTCATTGAAATTTTAGATGTTAGTACTACTGAATACGGGTTCTCTGTCGGGGAATGGGAACAAACTAATGATTTTTACAATCCTAATGGCAGTAATTTTAATATTGAACTTTTTGGAGGATACGTATACGATTATACAATTAATGGCTGGGGAATTACTTATACAACTAACTACCATATTATGTTAAACCTAAATGAAAATGGAGAAATCATAGGCATAGGATTAATCCCTTTATTTTAAAAAAACGATTTATTTGCAACACTAATTTTAAAAATTGGTGTTGCATTTTTAATAATAGAAATAATAAACAAATGAAAAATCAAGTAACAGAAATTCAAGAAAACTTTAGTCTATATCATTATGTATTAGACTTTTTATTAAACTTTATGCCGCTTATAATTAGCCTTATTTTTCTTTATCTTATGATAAAATTTTATATAAAAGCTATGAAATGCATGAATAAATATTTGAACAGCTAATAAACAAACAAATATGAAAAATTTAATTATTACTCAATCTATGAGTACAACCGTTATTTTACAAATCTTATTATTAATTGCTTTTCTCATTGTAAGTTACTTTATTATTAAGATTTTAGTAAAACTTTACCAAAAAGTATCTGCTTATCTTGATGAAAAGAAAAAGTTAGATTCTTAAAATTTTAAAAAACTTCTTGATACACTGCGTACTCGAAGTGACGTTGATTGTGTCGTCAGTTTGAGTATTTTTAGGAAATGCGAACAGCAATTTCAGAAAAATGTATCGAGAACCATTGCAAGAATAAAACTTCTCGATACACTGCGTACTCGAAGTGACGAGTATCGAGAACCACAAACTTGTCATGCTGTAAGCATCCCATTAGCAACACCATAATACTATACATTAGTTCGAGTGGTTTTGTGAAATGCGAACAGCAATTTCAGAAAAATGTATTGAGAACCATTGCAAGAATAAAACTTCTCGATACGCTGCGCACTCGAAGTGACGAGTATCGAGAACCGTTTAAATCATCAACTATAACCTATTTAAAAAATGGATTTATATTTTACACTACAAATCATTTTAGTATTTGCCTTAGTTATTATCATCTATTATCTGATACGTCTCATTTTAAAAATCATCAAACATTTAGAGAAAATAAACAAAAAATCAAATTCTAAATTTTAAAATATCCATCCTGTATAGTCTGTTTTCGCTTCTAATTCATCTTCAATAGCATCCTCTAATGCTGGAAAGAAATCAATACCTGTAAGCTGTTCTATTTTGTCTACCGAAGTAATAAAGCTATATAATGGTTTTTCAGAAGCTTCATTTGGTACTAAAAACCCAATCATATTTTTTTGATCTTTAGACAATAGTATTTTATAAAAATATTTAGGTACAGCAACATTTTCAAAACCAATAGTTTCCAAATCAGGCGTTAAAACACCGCCTGTAACCACATATAAGCTATCTTGTCCTTTTGCCCAATAGCGCACTTTTTGCTCTAGTCTATTCCATATTCCTGCATTAAAATCGTACTTTTGAGGCGCTATATTTGACGTTAAAAACGTTTCTTCATAATCCTCATAACTCCCTCTTCTATCTCCTGCTGGGCACAAATGCCCCTTATTATACCCCGATCTTTTATAGTTTCGCCAGTGAGCCGCTCCCGTTAATATTTCTGGATCTATTTCGAAATAAGGACGCTTATAATCTGTATTTTTTATATCACTCTCCTTTAACACATAAGCCACCCACTCTGCTTGCTCATATTCTTCAGCATAAGAAAGAGTATACGTTTTATGCTTATAAACAGCTCCTGTAGTATTTGAAGGTAAGTAATCAAATACTGTTATTTCGTTATTTTGTGTTCCAAATTCATTATTTTGTGTTGTCCTATTCTGGTTACATGCCCCCATAAGCACTGTCATAATCAACAAAATAGCCATTTTATTTTTGCACATATTGTATACATTTATCTATCTTTGTAAAGATAACTTTAAAAAAAAAAGTATGAAAATTAAACTTATGTTATTATTGGTTGTTCTTGGTTTCCAATTTTCAAACGGACAGGAAATTATAACAGATAGTGTTACTGCTGCTAAACTGAAAACAGAGCAAGAAGTTGCAAAAGAGAAAGAAGCCATTAAACAAGAAAAAGAAAGGATTAAAGCAGAAGAGAAACAAAAGAAAGAATTAGCAAAGGCTGAAAAGGAAAAAGTAAAAGCAGAGAAAGAAGCTCAAAAGGCAGAGAAAGAGAGAGCCAAAGCAGAAAAAGAGAGAGAAAAAGCGGCTAAAAAAAGAGAGAAAGAAGCTAAAAAAGCGGAAAAAGAAAAAGAAAAAGCTGAGAAAGCACGAAAAGATGTTTCAAAAAGAAGAGACAAAATAGCGGAACATCAGAAAGAAATTGAAAAGGATAAAGCGAAATTTGAAAAGCTTAAAATAAAAGGAAAATTAAGTCCTAATGATGAGCTAAAATGGAGAGAAAAAATTCTTAAAAAAGAAGATAAATTAAGAGATTATCA
It includes:
- a CDS encoding DNA/RNA non-specific endonuclease, which produces MCKNKMAILLIMTVLMGACNQNRTTQNNEFGTQNNEITVFDYLPSNTTGAVYKHKTYTLSYAEEYEQAEWVAYVLKESDIKNTDYKRPYFEIDPEILTGAAHWRNYKRSGYNKGHLCPAGDRRGSYEDYEETFLTSNIAPQKYDFNAGIWNRLEQKVRYWAKGQDSLYVVTGGVLTPDLETIGFENVAVPKYFYKILLSKDQKNMIGFLVPNEASEKPLYSFITSVDKIEQLTGIDFFPALEDAIEDELEAKTDYTGWIF